In the Ranitomeya imitator isolate aRanImi1 chromosome 2, aRanImi1.pri, whole genome shotgun sequence genome, ataaatcttgatagccatcaaagaatccacacaggagagaaaccttttacctgttcagaatgtgggaaaggtttttaccagaaatggcatcttgttagacatcagagaattcacacaggggagaagccttttttatgttcagaatgtgggaaatgttttaaatggaaaatagatttggttaatcaccatagaactcacacaggggagaagcctttttcctgttcagaatgtgggaaatgttttaaccagaaatggaatcttgttagacatcagagcagtcacaaagaggagaagcctttttcctgttcagaatgtgggaaatgttttatccagaaatcagatttggttaggcaccatagaactcacacaggggagaagtctttttcctgttcagaatgtgggaaatgttttagatgTAATTCACTGCTTGTTACTCaccatagaattcacacaggggagaagcctttttcctgttcagaatgtgggaaatgttttaaccagaaatggcatcttgttagacatcagagcagtcacaaagaggggaagcctttttcctgttcagaatgtgggaaatgttttatccagaaatcagatttggttaggcaccatagaactcacacagggaagaagtctttttcctgttcagaatgtgggaaatgttttaaccagaaatggcatcttgctagacatcagagcagtcacaaagaggagaagtctttttcctgttcagaatgtgggaaatgttttatccagaaatcagatttggttaggcaccataggactcacacaggggagaagtctttttcctgttcagaatgtgggaaacgttttacacgtaaatcactgcttgttactcaccatagaattcacacaggggagaagcctttttcctgttcagaatgtgggaaatgttttaacaagaaatcagatttggttaggcaccacgGAACTCACAcacaggagaagcctttttcctgttcagaatgtgggaaatgttagttagtcACGAGAGAACTCAcaaagaggagaagcctttttcctgttcagaatgtgggaaatgttttaacctgaaatcagatttggttaggcaccatagaactcacacaggggagaagcctttttcctgttcagaatgtgggatatgTTTTAACAGGAAAGCGATTCTTGTTAGGCATCAGAGTAGTAACACAGAgaagccttttttcattttcttaatgtgggaaatacttggaaatcaactgttaataaacatcagagacatcTGGAgcgccccagtagggcagtggggtacttggtatcgGGTCATTTGGTTCTCGGCggtaatgtcacggtggctgacccgctccatggccctaggggcgtccattGATAAATGGGGGAAAGGCCTTTAAAGGGAATAGTtttcctgacgccacctgtggtattcggtcagggtgaccaacgctgcttaggggtccgctggggtgatgtaatggcagctagatggtatactttcccacaggtgaagtgtatccccagggcttcccagagtgtagatggtgaatggtgtgaggcatagtgaataacgaggacaccaggttgcagtctctttacctttactgaaggcttcagtgtccgcaCTCCAGGGTACTAGACCAcagggcagagtccggctggtctgaaggcaaatccatagtccccttatccaggtggaaatcagtagccttcctctagcgcctgggttttgtagtacctccctgctgagcttcttggtaaggtcctcacaacttttggagATGTTTAGTTTCTttgtctctgtccccctgatggttaggataggacaaaacccgtatgactggtggcctgaagctttttacagggaccctacgatgccccggcccccacaagttgccaccgtgcctcctgcgtataaggtcaggcagccaacatggaattaactgtcctgcagtctctgaagtaaagcatagagatccttactccctcggtattctggctaccggattactgcgcctcagaaggaggcagcctttcacagggcagaactccttctggtttcctctcctttttgctatgacttcttttctcaccctctacaatacacttCTCCTCTAATAtctctttcctaggatgctgccgcatgtggggcaggcgcagctccataaaccctcgtcctcctcagaccaaAGTCTGGATCTGGCTGGAggtcactccagccagcttctgccAAACTCCGTCgggttctgactaactttctatccagaccaccagttttacctaattgtgaggagtgccctaatagataggagcgtagctccccctggcggcctggagtgtaaaGTGTGTTGTATGGattgtgatacctggcaaagagaattcctttattgccttcagacgtaatagcactccccctagtggaagaacgacactactgcaacgactaggactctggggcgctgcacatcacataggggagaagccttttttatgttcataatgttggaatagttttaaccaaaattgaatcttcttaaatgggttatctcttatcattcctcatgtttgctgacaaaaggataaaactaaactttattaattccaaatgtaaaattaTACCTATAAtttaccccctgaaggttagttagtaggtgactaatagaaaaaacatgtaccccacagttcagtatatgGGGTGAGGTGACgcatacacactcactctccaagcctctcatttctacgggtttcatcatcctcaccaaaggcaactcatcaggagactatttaatattgacctatatttaagCAAAACTAGACAAGAAAACTAAaaccatgtatcatgttatccgaaacagtcagaaaaccagccacatattggcagatcccagacctcaaaatatatacttcataagtttataagccactccagtgtcaggaatcgatagtatgtgacaatacagtataattcttgtgtttttctcctatagtgactgccctagtttggtattgtaacagctgttaattagtagtgcaaaCTGTCCTAGGCTAAACTCCGTTTTCAGATGGCCCAATATttaccactcagggaaaacttacctACTGCAAAGATCAAAAGCAGCTTCTAATGGCCATGCTGTCAAAAAATGAGTGCAATATTGTtataaagactaaaggtaccgttacacttagtgacttaccaacgatcacgaccagcgatacgacctggtcatgatcgttggtaagtcattgtgtggtcgctggggagctgtcacacagacagctctctccagcgaccaacgatcaggggaacgacttcggcatcgttgaaaactgtcttcaacgatgctgaagtccccctgcagtacccgggtaaccagggtaaacatcgggttactaagtgcagggccgcgcttagtaacccgatatttaccctggttaccattgtaaaagtgaaaaaaaaaaaactccatacttacattctgatgtctgtcacgtcccccgccggcgtccacagagttaaaactgctttcggcaagagcgctgcttaatgcacgcgctgctgccgagagcttccctgcactgaatgtgtcagcgctggccggcagaatgtgtctgctttacggccggcggtgacagtcagtgcagggaagctctcggcagcagcgcgtgcattaagcagcgctcttgccgaaagcagttttaaccctgtggacgccgggggacgtgacagacatcagaatgtgagtatgtagtgtttttcttttaacttttacaatggcaaccagggtaaatatcgggttactaagcggggccctgcgcttagtaacccgatatttaccctggttacaagtgaacacatcgctggatcggcgtcacacacgccgatccagcgtcacacacgccgatccagcgatgacagcgggtcatcagcgacgaa is a window encoding:
- the LOC138662916 gene encoding zinc finger protein 84-like; this encodes MKQVPSSDSLLTTKENQSHKRGIERQTAPKANKLFSCSECGKCFNQKWHLVSHQRNHTVEKPFSCSECGKCFNRKSDLVNHHRTHTGEQPFSCSECGKCFNQKSDLVRHHRTHTGEKPFSCSECGKCFKCKINLGSHQRIHTGEKPFTCSECGKGFKCKINLDSHQRIHTGEKPFTCSECGKGFYQKWHLVRHQRIHTGEKPFLCSECGKCFKWKIDLVNHHRTHTGEKPFSCSECGKCFNQKWNLVRHQSSHKEEKPFSCSECGKCFIQKSDLVRHHRTHTGEKSFSCSECGKCFRCNSLLVTHHRIHTGEKPFSCSECGKCFNQKWHLVRHQSSHKEGKPFSCSECGKCFIQKSDLVRHHRTHTGKKSFSCSECGKCFNQKWHLARHQSSHKEEKSFSCSECGKCFIQKSDLVRHHRTHTGEKSFSCSECGKRFTRKSLLVTHHRIHTGEKPFSCSECGKCFNKKSDLVRHHGTHTQEKPFSCSECGKC